A single window of Penaeus chinensis breed Huanghai No. 1 chromosome 9, ASM1920278v2, whole genome shotgun sequence DNA harbors:
- the LOC125028826 gene encoding YEATS domain-containing protein 4-like isoform X1, whose protein sequence is MHCTNMAQAQIQQHQQQQHQQQQQQQQQQQHQQQHQQQQQQQQQQQQQQQQQQQQQQQQQQQQQQQQQKVQPTTDFGPDSGGRIKGLTIVKPIVYGNVARFFGKKREEDGHTHEWTVYVKPYNNEDMSTYVKKVHFKLHETYANQNCVLTKPPYEVTETGWGEFEIVIKIFFHDPNERPVTIYHILKLFQSPPGTTPPVVSSDFKKPLVSEFYEELIFQDPSAMMRQLLTNTRQLTLGEYTHDTDFEDKKEKTIKNLLNAKEKIANEIMDLREKIKLAKDTIAKFKEEINKSHSEMSVDVSGLT, encoded by the exons CATGGCACAAGCTCAGattcagcagcatcagcagcagcagcatcagcagcagcaacagcagcaacagcagcagcagcatcagcagcagcatcagcagcagcaacagcaacaacagcagcaacagcagcagcaacagcaacaacagcagcaacagcaacaacagcagcaacagcaacagcagcagcagcaaaaagtGCAGCCAACAACTGACTTTGGTCCTGACAGTGGGGGAAGAATAAAG GGCCTAACAATTGTGAAGCCTATAGTATATGGCAACGTTGCACGTTTTTTtggcaaaaagagagaggaggatgggcaCACTCATGAATGGACAGTTTATGTCAAACCGTATAACAACGAGGACATGTCTACATATGTGAAAAAG GTCCATTTTAAGCTACATGAGACCTATGCCAACCAGAACTGTGTGTTGACAAAGCCGCCCTACGAAGTCACAGAGACGGGATGGGGAGAGTTTGAGATTGTCATCAAAATCTTTTTCCATGATCCAAATGAAAGACCa GTAACCATATATCACATTCTGAAGCTGTTCCAATCTCCTCCTGGCACTACACCACCTGTCGTGTCCAGCGATTTCAAGAAACCACTCGTGTCTGAATTTTACGAGGAGCTCATCTTCCAGGACCCCTCTGCTATGATGAGACAGCTGCTAACCAATACCCGGCAACTGACTCTTGGAGAATACACCCACGATACTGACT TCgaagacaagaaggagaagacaatCAAAAACTTATTAAATGCCAAAGAGAAAATAGCAAATGAAATCATGGACCTGCGAGAAAAGATCAAACTTGCCAAAGACACGATTGCCAAGTTCAAAGAGGAAATTAACAAGTCACACTCAGAAATGTCTGTGGATGTATCAGGACTAACatga
- the LOC125028826 gene encoding YEATS domain-containing protein 4-like isoform X2 yields the protein MAQAQIQQHQQQQHQQQQQQQQQQQHQQQHQQQQQQQQQQQQQQQQQQQQQQQQQQQQQQQQQKVQPTTDFGPDSGGRIKGLTIVKPIVYGNVARFFGKKREEDGHTHEWTVYVKPYNNEDMSTYVKKVHFKLHETYANQNCVLTKPPYEVTETGWGEFEIVIKIFFHDPNERPVTIYHILKLFQSPPGTTPPVVSSDFKKPLVSEFYEELIFQDPSAMMRQLLTNTRQLTLGEYTHDTDFEDKKEKTIKNLLNAKEKIANEIMDLREKIKLAKDTIAKFKEEINKSHSEMSVDVSGLT from the exons ATGGCACAAGCTCAGattcagcagcatcagcagcagcagcatcagcagcagcaacagcagcaacagcagcagcagcatcagcagcagcatcagcagcagcaacagcaacaacagcagcaacagcagcagcaacagcaacaacagcagcaacagcaacaacagcagcaacagcaacagcagcagcagcaaaaagtGCAGCCAACAACTGACTTTGGTCCTGACAGTGGGGGAAGAATAAAG GGCCTAACAATTGTGAAGCCTATAGTATATGGCAACGTTGCACGTTTTTTtggcaaaaagagagaggaggatgggcaCACTCATGAATGGACAGTTTATGTCAAACCGTATAACAACGAGGACATGTCTACATATGTGAAAAAG GTCCATTTTAAGCTACATGAGACCTATGCCAACCAGAACTGTGTGTTGACAAAGCCGCCCTACGAAGTCACAGAGACGGGATGGGGAGAGTTTGAGATTGTCATCAAAATCTTTTTCCATGATCCAAATGAAAGACCa GTAACCATATATCACATTCTGAAGCTGTTCCAATCTCCTCCTGGCACTACACCACCTGTCGTGTCCAGCGATTTCAAGAAACCACTCGTGTCTGAATTTTACGAGGAGCTCATCTTCCAGGACCCCTCTGCTATGATGAGACAGCTGCTAACCAATACCCGGCAACTGACTCTTGGAGAATACACCCACGATACTGACT TCgaagacaagaaggagaagacaatCAAAAACTTATTAAATGCCAAAGAGAAAATAGCAAATGAAATCATGGACCTGCGAGAAAAGATCAAACTTGCCAAAGACACGATTGCCAAGTTCAAAGAGGAAATTAACAAGTCACACTCAGAAATGTCTGTGGATGTATCAGGACTAACatga